A DNA window from Ipomoea triloba cultivar NCNSP0323 chromosome 10, ASM357664v1 contains the following coding sequences:
- the LOC116033637 gene encoding ervatamin-B-like yields the protein MATPSCDFRLILVALFLVGAWASQEVSMLERHEEWMVRYGRSYKDDAEKAKRFKIFKENVEFIESFNKAGNLSYKLGINQFTDLTKEEFSATMSCDKKASPRPKPSKPVSFQNVSLDQFPEHVDWRIVGAVTGVKFQGDCGSCWAFSVVAAVEGLTRIRTGRLFSLSEQQLVDCDATNFGCSGGSRPNALEYIKNTGGLVTTSDYPYEGVQRSCDPQKTRNRVATVTGLGYVYPNEMSLLVAVANQPVSAGLLADIELIIHYQGGVFTGYNGTGNCGSSGSHAVTIIGYGTSSDGVKYWLAKNSYGPGWGENGYMRIARGINDIGVCSINTATVIPIA from the exons ATGGCTACCCCCAGCTGTGATTTCAGATTGATTCTTGTAGCCCTTTTCCTGGTGGGGGCGTGGGCATCTCAAGAAGTTTCCATGTTGGAGCGCCATGAGGAGTGGATGGTCCGTTATGGGCGTTCATACAAAGATGACGCAGAGAAGGCAAAGCGATTCAAAATCTTCAAAGAAAATGTGGAGTTTATTGAATCATTCAATAAGGCTGGCAATCTGTCTTACAAACTTGGCATTAATCAATTTACTGATTTAACAAAGGAGGAGTTTAGTGCCACCATGTCTTGTGACAAGAAGGCATCCCCACGCCCTAAGCCTTCAAAACCAGTTTCCTTTCAGAATGTGAGTTTGGATCAATTTCCAGAACATGTGGACTGGAGAATTGTGGGTGCTGTGACTGGTGTCAAATTCCAAGGAGACTGCG GTAGTTGCTGGGCGTTTTCTGTGGTGGCGGCCGTAGAAGGACTAACCAGAATCAGAACTGGTCGATTATTTTCCTTATCCGAACAGCAACTCGTCGACTGCGACGCCACAAATTTTGGCTGCAGCGGCGGATCAAGACCAAATGCGTTAGAATACATAAAGAACACCGGCGGCCTCGTGACGACGTCGGACTACCCGTACGAGGGTGTTCAGCGTAGTTGCGACCCACAAAAGACTCGCAACCGAGTTGCCACCGTTACAGGCCTCGGATACGTCTACCCCAATGAAATGTCTCTCCTTGTGGCCGTCGCAAACCAGCCTGTCTCAGCCGGACTCTTAGCAGACATAGAATTGATCATTCACTATCAGGGCGGAGTTTTCACTGGCTATAATGGCACCGGCAACTGTGGCTCTAGTGGCTCCCACGCCGTGACGATCATTGGGTACGGGACGAGCAGTGATGGGGTGAAGTATTGGTTGGCGAAGAATTCATATGGACCTGGTTGGGGCGAGAATGGTTATATGAGGATAGCTAGAGGGATCAATGATATAGGAGTTTGTAGCATTAACACGGCGACTGTAATCCCTATtgcttaa
- the LOC116032297 gene encoding ervatamin-B-like, which yields MAATSSNFTLILAALFLLGTWASQATTHTREEASMLKRHEDWMIRYGRSYKDNAEKAKRFQIFKENVEFIESFNKASTLSYKLGINQFTDLTNEEFRATMLNEEKPPPLPKPSKPVSIQNESLAQLQNQYLDWREMGAVTDIKDQGPTCGSCWAFSVVATIEGINKIRTGQLISLSEQQLIDCDVKNYGCDGGNVDEAFRYIIGNSGGVAAESNYPYDGVQHSCDTKRIGNPPATITGYQQAYPDEIALQSAVTDQPVSVAITIDPQLFRQYAGGVFTGYNGGGDCGSEGSHAVTIIGYGTSDEGKDYWLVKNSWGTDWGENGYARMARGISGAGVCGINLAAYYPTA from the exons ATGGCTGCCACTAGCTCTAATTTCACATTGATTCTTGCAGCCCTTTTCTTGTTGGGGACTTGGGCATCTCAAGCCACGACCCATACCCGCGAAGAAGCTTCCATGCTCAAGCGCCACGAAGACTGGATGATTCGTTATGGGCGTTCATACAAAGATAATGCTGAGAAGGCAAAACGATTTCAAATCTTCAAAGAAAATGTGGAGTTTATTGAGTCATTCAATAAGGCTAGCACCCTGTCTTACAAACTTGGCATTAATCAGTTTACCGATTTAACAAATGAGGAGTTTAGGGCCACCATGCTTAATGAAGAGAAGCCACCCCCACTCCCTAAGCCATCAAAACCAGTTTCCATTCAAAATGAGAGTTTGGCTCAACTTCAAAACCAATATTTGGACTGGAGAGAGATGGGTGCTGTGACTGATATCAAAGACCAAGGACCAACCTGcg GTAGTTGCTGGGCATTTTCAGTGGTGGCGACCATAGAAGGAATAAACAAAATCAGAACCGGCCAATTAATATCCTTGTCGGAACAGCAACTCATCGACTGCGACGTCAAAAACTACGGCTGCGACGGCGGAAACGTAGATGAGGCGTTCCGATACATAATAGGCAACAGCGGCGGCGTCGCGGCGGAATCGAACTACCCGTACGACGGCGTTCAGCACAGCTGCGACACAAAAAGGATTGGCAACCCACCCGCCACCATCACAGGCTACCAACAAGCGTATCCCGACGAAATCGCTCTCCAATCGGCCGTCACAGACCAGCCTGTCTCCGTCGCAATCACTATAGATCCCCAACTGTTCAGGCAATACGCGGGCGGAGTTTTCACTGGCTACAACGGCGGCGGCGACTGTGGGTCCGAAGGCTCCCACGCTGTGACGATCATTGGGTACGGGACGAGCGATGAGGGAAAGGATTATTGGTTGGTGAAGAATTCATGGGGAACAGATTGGGGTGAGAATGGTTATGCGAGGATGGCAAGAGGAATAAGTGGCGCGGGAGTTTGTGGCATTAACTTGGCGGCTTATTACCCGACTGCTTAA